The Phragmites australis chromosome 15, lpPhrAust1.1, whole genome shotgun sequence genome window below encodes:
- the LOC133892669 gene encoding dof zinc finger protein DOF5.3-like: MAGAGGATAVQQPAAGRSGGATAAGAPVADPRAEALRCPRCDSANTKFCYYNNYSLSQPRHFCKACKRYWTRGGTLRNVPVGGGCRKNKRSRSSAVGGGAGGRNGASSAAAAATSSSAASTLSLPPPPPGSLPSLTSALGLHGGTSLASLLLGSGSGGDHLGLFQAAMQSVVSSDATAYEMQQQQTQVDHLLGLGYGCGGAGGQIHLKPWMQEAGVGGGGIMDSFYAPLLSSSIVPGLEELHVKAEAASAGEHQQQKTSAGEQSGTCWELLTPSSSNIDANIIASDALMAAAASMNPAVSSNSAAPAAPSSFMYWGNGGIGGAAAAWPDIANCGSSIATLF; this comes from the coding sequence tgcagcagccggcggcggggaggagcgGGGGAGCCACGGCGGCCGGGGCGCCGGTGGCTGACCCGCGGGCGGAGGCGCTGCGGTGCCCGCGGTGCGACTCGGCCAACACCAAGTTCTGCTACTACAACAACTACTCGCTGTCGCAGCCGCGGCACTTCTGCAAGGCGTGCAAGCGCTACTGGACGCGCGGCGGCACGCTCCGCAACGTCCCTGTCGGCGGGGGCTGCCGCAAGAACAAGCGCTCCAGGAGCAGCGCCgtgggcggcggcgccggggggAGGAACGGGGCCTCCTCTGCCGCTGCGGCTGCCACGTCCTCCTCGGCGGCGTCGACGCtgtcgctgccgccgccgccgccgggctcGCTTCCGTCGCTGACGTCGGCGCTGGGGCTCCACGGGGGAACTTCGCTGGCGTCGCTGCTTCTTGGCAGCGGCTCCGGCGGTGACCACCTCGGCCTCTTCCAGGCGGCCATGCAGTCGGTGGTCTCCTCGGACGCAACCGCCTAcgagatgcagcagcagcagacgcAGGTGGACCACCTGCTAGGCCTCGGCTACGGCTGCGGTGGCGCTGGCGGGCAGATCCATCTCAAGCCGTGGATGCAGGAGGCCGGAGTGGGTGGCGGTGGGATCATGGACAGCTTCTACGCGCCGCTGCTGTCCAGCTCCATCGTGCCGGGGCTGGAGGAGCTGCACGTCAAGGCGGAGGCCGCCAGCGCCGGGGAGCACCAGCAGCAGAAGACGTCAGCCGGGGAGCAGAGCGGTACCTGCTGGGAGCTGCTGACGCCGTCGTCGTCCAATATCGACGCCAACATCATCGCGTCGGACGCGCTCATGGCCGCGGCCGCGTCCATGAACCCCGCGGTTAGCTCAAATTCAGCGGCGcccgccgcgccctcctcgtTCATGTACTGGGGCAACGGCGGTATTGGAGGCGCCGCAGCGGCGTGGCCGGACATCGCCAACTGCGGATCCTCCATTGCCACGCTATTCTAG
- the LOC133892445 gene encoding probable potassium transporter 14 isoform X2, with product METGSGGGGGGGRLPKTESAEMRWVVPGGTFEEDEIESSDDGGADTPAAASGSRGGGCSDDDNYEEDEMLRQRLVRTGPRADSFDVEALDVPGVYRHQEFTLGRSIVLTLQTLGVVFGDVGTSPLYTFDIMFNKYPITSKEDVLGALSLVIYTLILIPFLKYTLIVLWGNDDGEGGTFALYSLICRNAKASLLPNQLPSDTRISSFHLKVPSVELERSLKIKERLETSSMLKKLLLMLVLFGTSMVIADGVVTPAMSVMSAVNGLKVGISSVNEGEVVMITVAFLIVLFSLQRFGTSKVGLAVGPALFIWFCCLAGIGIYNIRTYGSEVLHAFNPVYIYYYFERNPTQAWISLGGCLLCATGSEAMFADLCYFSVRSVQFTFVFLVLPCLLLGYLGQAAFLMENLTANQQVFFLSIPRHAFWPVVFIATLAALIASRAMTTAIFSTIKQATALGCFPRLKIIHTSRKFMGQIYIPVMNWFLLASCLAFVTAFGSINEIGNAYGIAELGVMMMTTVLVTIIMLLIWQVNIVVVLCFLTLFLGLELFFFSSVLGSAADGSWVLLVFAAVLYLVMYIWNYGTKLKYETEVKQKLSMDLLMQLGCNLGTVRAPGIGLLYNELFLLCLRMRGFSFVGSAQRATICSAA from the exons ATGGAGaccgggagcggcggcggcggcggcggagggaggcTGCCGAAGACGGAGTCGGCGGAGATGCGGTGGGTGGTACCGGGCGGCACCTTCGAGGAGGACGAGATCGAGAGCTccgacgacggcggcgccgaCACCCCCGCGGCCGCCTCAGGCTCCCGCGGCGGCGGGTGCTCGGACGACGACAACTACGAGGAGGACGAGATGCTGCGCCAGCGCCTCGTGCGCACGGGCCCGCGCGCCGATTCCTTCGACGTCGAGGCGCTCGATGTCCCCGGCGTGTACCGCCACCAG GAATTTACCTTAGGCAGGAGTATTGTGCTGACTCTTCAGACGCTAGGCGTTGTCTTTGGGGATGTTGGTACCAGCCCACTGTATACCTTTGATATAATGTTCAACAAATACCCTATTACTTCAAAGGAGGATGTGCTTGGAGCACTCTCACTTGTAATATACACTCTCATTCTAATACCATTTCTGAAGTATACTCTGATTGTTTTGTGGGGAAACGATGATGGAGAAG GAGGGACATTTGCTTTATACTCGCTAATATGCAGAAATGCAAAGGCAAGTCTGCTTCCTAACCAACTACCTTCTGATACCCGTATATCAAGTTTCCATCTGAAGGTGCCTTCAGTAGAACTTGAGAGGTCTTTGAAGATCAAGGAGCGTCTTGAGACTTCATCTATGCTAAAGAAACTGCTTTTGATGCTTGTTCTATTTGGTACTTCTATGGTCATAGCAGATGGTGTTGTCACACCAGCAATGTCAG TGATGTCTGCTGTTAATGGCTTGAAGGTTGGAATATCTAGTGTTAATGAAG GTGAAGTGGTCATGATAACTGTTGCATTTCTTATTGTTCTGTTCAGTCTACAACGTTTTGGAACAAGCAAAGTGGGGCTTGCTGTTGGGCCTGCCTTGTTCATATGGTTTTGCTGCCTTGCTGGGATTGGAATTTATAACATCAGGACATATGGTTCAGAAGTATTACATGCGTTCAATCCGGTTTATATATACtattattttgaaagaaatcCCACTCAAGCTTGGATATCCCTTGGAGGCTGTCTTCTATGTGCAACAG GATCTGAGGCCATGTTTGCTGATTTATGCTACTTCTCTGTTAGATCTGTTCAg TTTACCTTTGTATTTCTTGTTCTTCCATGTCTTCTACTGGGATATCTAGGGCAAGCTGCATTCCTTATGGAAAACTTAACTGCAAATCAGCAAGTCTTCTTTTTGTCTATCCCAA GACATGCATTTTGGCCAGTGGTGTTCATAGCTACTCTGGCAGCACTAATTGCTAGTCGTGCAATGACAACCGCTATATTCTCAACCATAAAGCAAGCAACAGCTCTTGGCTGCTTTCCACGCCTCAAAATTATTCATACCTCTAGAAAGTTCATGGGTCAAATATACATCCCGGTGATGAACTGGTTTTTATTGGCTTCTTGTCTGGCATTTGTTACGGCATTTGGGAGCATAAACGAGATTGGCAATGCATATG GCATAGCTGAACTTGGGGTCATGATGATGACTACTGTCCTGGTAACCATTATAATGCTTCTGATATGGCAGGTCAACATCGTTGTAGTTCTATGCTTTCTCACCCTTTTCTTGGGGCTggagttatttttcttttcctcagtTTTGGGAAGTGCAGCAGATGGAAGTTGGGTTCTTTTGGTATTTGCAGCTGTACTGTATTTGGTAATGTACATATGGAACTACGGAACCAAGTTGAAGTACGAAACTGAGGTCAAGCAAAAACTTTCGATGGATTTGTTGATGCAGCTAGGCTGCAATCTGGGTACAGTGAGAGCACCTGGAATCGGATTGCTTTATAATGAACTG TTCCTGTTGTGCCTCAGAATGAGAGGTTTCTCTTTCGTCGGGTCTGCCCAAAGAGCTACCATATGTTCCGCTGCATAG
- the LOC133892445 gene encoding probable potassium transporter 14 isoform X1 — METGSGGGGGGGRLPKTESAEMRWVVPGGTFEEDEIESSDDGGADTPAAASGSRGGGCSDDDNYEEDEMLRQRLVRTGPRADSFDVEALDVPGVYRHQEFTLGRSIVLTLQTLGVVFGDVGTSPLYTFDIMFNKYPITSKEDVLGALSLVIYTLILIPFLKYTLIVLWGNDDGEGGTFALYSLICRNAKASLLPNQLPSDTRISSFHLKVPSVELERSLKIKERLETSSMLKKLLLMLVLFGTSMVIADGVVTPAMSVMSAVNGLKVGISSVNEGEVVMITVAFLIVLFSLQRFGTSKVGLAVGPALFIWFCCLAGIGIYNIRTYGSEVLHAFNPVYIYYYFERNPTQAWISLGGCLLCATGSEAMFADLCYFSVRSVQFTFVFLVLPCLLLGYLGQAAFLMENLTANQQVFFLSIPRHAFWPVVFIATLAALIASRAMTTAIFSTIKQATALGCFPRLKIIHTSRKFMGQIYIPVMNWFLLASCLAFVTAFGSINEIGNAYGIAELGVMMMTTVLVTIIMLLIWQVNIVVVLCFLTLFLGLELFFFSSVLGSAADGSWVLLVFAAVLYLVMYIWNYGTKLKYETEVKQKLSMDLLMQLGCNLGTVRAPGIGLLYNELVRGVPAIFGQFLTTLPAIHSMIIFVCIKWVPVPVVPQNERFLFRRVCPKSYHMFRCIARYGYKDVRKENPQAFEQLLIESLEKFIRREAQERSLESDRNDDTDSEEEVASASSRVLVGPNGSIYSLGVPLAESAGADNSTLGSSMSFDGSLDEAMDGRRRLDNELSFIHKAKESGVVYLLGHGDIRAWKESFFVKKLVINYFYAFLRKNCRRGIATLSIPHTRLMQVAMQYMV; from the exons ATGGAGaccgggagcggcggcggcggcggcggagggaggcTGCCGAAGACGGAGTCGGCGGAGATGCGGTGGGTGGTACCGGGCGGCACCTTCGAGGAGGACGAGATCGAGAGCTccgacgacggcggcgccgaCACCCCCGCGGCCGCCTCAGGCTCCCGCGGCGGCGGGTGCTCGGACGACGACAACTACGAGGAGGACGAGATGCTGCGCCAGCGCCTCGTGCGCACGGGCCCGCGCGCCGATTCCTTCGACGTCGAGGCGCTCGATGTCCCCGGCGTGTACCGCCACCAG GAATTTACCTTAGGCAGGAGTATTGTGCTGACTCTTCAGACGCTAGGCGTTGTCTTTGGGGATGTTGGTACCAGCCCACTGTATACCTTTGATATAATGTTCAACAAATACCCTATTACTTCAAAGGAGGATGTGCTTGGAGCACTCTCACTTGTAATATACACTCTCATTCTAATACCATTTCTGAAGTATACTCTGATTGTTTTGTGGGGAAACGATGATGGAGAAG GAGGGACATTTGCTTTATACTCGCTAATATGCAGAAATGCAAAGGCAAGTCTGCTTCCTAACCAACTACCTTCTGATACCCGTATATCAAGTTTCCATCTGAAGGTGCCTTCAGTAGAACTTGAGAGGTCTTTGAAGATCAAGGAGCGTCTTGAGACTTCATCTATGCTAAAGAAACTGCTTTTGATGCTTGTTCTATTTGGTACTTCTATGGTCATAGCAGATGGTGTTGTCACACCAGCAATGTCAG TGATGTCTGCTGTTAATGGCTTGAAGGTTGGAATATCTAGTGTTAATGAAG GTGAAGTGGTCATGATAACTGTTGCATTTCTTATTGTTCTGTTCAGTCTACAACGTTTTGGAACAAGCAAAGTGGGGCTTGCTGTTGGGCCTGCCTTGTTCATATGGTTTTGCTGCCTTGCTGGGATTGGAATTTATAACATCAGGACATATGGTTCAGAAGTATTACATGCGTTCAATCCGGTTTATATATACtattattttgaaagaaatcCCACTCAAGCTTGGATATCCCTTGGAGGCTGTCTTCTATGTGCAACAG GATCTGAGGCCATGTTTGCTGATTTATGCTACTTCTCTGTTAGATCTGTTCAg TTTACCTTTGTATTTCTTGTTCTTCCATGTCTTCTACTGGGATATCTAGGGCAAGCTGCATTCCTTATGGAAAACTTAACTGCAAATCAGCAAGTCTTCTTTTTGTCTATCCCAA GACATGCATTTTGGCCAGTGGTGTTCATAGCTACTCTGGCAGCACTAATTGCTAGTCGTGCAATGACAACCGCTATATTCTCAACCATAAAGCAAGCAACAGCTCTTGGCTGCTTTCCACGCCTCAAAATTATTCATACCTCTAGAAAGTTCATGGGTCAAATATACATCCCGGTGATGAACTGGTTTTTATTGGCTTCTTGTCTGGCATTTGTTACGGCATTTGGGAGCATAAACGAGATTGGCAATGCATATG GCATAGCTGAACTTGGGGTCATGATGATGACTACTGTCCTGGTAACCATTATAATGCTTCTGATATGGCAGGTCAACATCGTTGTAGTTCTATGCTTTCTCACCCTTTTCTTGGGGCTggagttatttttcttttcctcagtTTTGGGAAGTGCAGCAGATGGAAGTTGGGTTCTTTTGGTATTTGCAGCTGTACTGTATTTGGTAATGTACATATGGAACTACGGAACCAAGTTGAAGTACGAAACTGAGGTCAAGCAAAAACTTTCGATGGATTTGTTGATGCAGCTAGGCTGCAATCTGGGTACAGTGAGAGCACCTGGAATCGGATTGCTTTATAATGAACTGGTGAGGGGAGTTCCTGCAATCTTTGGTCAATTCCTCACCACACTTCCAGCCATTCATTCAATGATCATTTTTGTCTGCATCAAATGGGTCCCAGTTCCTGTTGTGCCTCAGAATGAGAGGTTTCTCTTTCGTCGGGTCTGCCCAAAGAGCTACCATATGTTCCGCTGCATAGCCAG GTATGGGTACAAGGATGTGCGCAAGGAGAACCCCCAAGCATTTGAACAGCTTCTGATAGAAAGCCTTGAGAAGTTCATACGGCGAGAGGCTCAAGAACGCTCCCTAGAGAGCGATCGTAATGATGACACAGACTCTGAAGAGGAGGTTGCTTCTGCGTCATCCAGAGTTCTGGTTGGTCCCAACGGTAGCATCTATTCTCTTGGTGTTCCACTTGCCGAGTCTGCTGGTGCTGATAACTCAACCCTAGGATCAAGCATGTCATTTGATGGATCTCTGGATGAGGCAATGGACGGGAGGCGACGCCTAGACAATGAGCTCTCTTTCATTCACAAGGCCAAGGAGTCAGGCGTGGTGTACCTCCTAGGACACGGGGATATCAGAGCTTGGAAGGAGTCGTTCTTCGTCAAGAAGCTAGTGATCAACTATTTCTACGCGTTCTTGAGGAAAAACTGCCGGAGGGGCATAGCGACACTGAGTATACCCCACACAAGGCTGATGCAGGTGGCGATGCAGTACATGGTCTAG